One Chthoniobacterales bacterium genomic region harbors:
- a CDS encoding TIGR03790 family protein → MKLAGKALFLLSLVWLTAPAVAEKPLAPATIVVFNQDVPESVELAKFYAQKRGIARDHLVGLSCSRTEEISRLEYDTMIRNPLRAAFKERKWWTLHEPREGQPSVTNNSIRFVALIKGIPLKIRPAANYPGDKSGEAPLGNRNDASVDSELAALGLFTDQISGAPTNPYFQSYRPITEFENAALLLVCRLDAPKAATVRRMITDAIETEKTGLWGRAYVDGAHNTAPGLGVGDTWLAEIPQQLHKAGVPVIYDDSPAIFPESYPMSDCALYFGWYAENISGPFNQFDFQFAPGAIAVHIHSFSASTLHDEHANWAGPLVSKGATATLGNVYEPYLQLTSHLNVFSDRLLHGFTFAESAYMSMQTVSWMSVMVGDPLYRPYAAWLEIDEKRGDEKGSSDWKAYHEFAAKNSSQPAPEYRAAAMKFASRTRNAPMLEDLGLMEAAGERLTEATACFDQARTLYTKRDDILRTVMEEAEVLGKQNKTKRAVDLLRDTLRIISNAPASSLLKKLEAELRSAKPPTPPANQRRP, encoded by the coding sequence ATGAAGCTCGCCGGCAAAGCGCTTTTTTTACTCTCTCTTGTCTGGCTGACCGCGCCGGCTGTGGCGGAAAAGCCGCTCGCGCCGGCGACCATCGTCGTTTTCAACCAGGACGTCCCGGAGTCTGTCGAGCTGGCGAAGTTTTACGCGCAAAAGCGGGGCATCGCGCGCGACCATCTCGTCGGCTTGAGCTGTTCCAGGACGGAGGAGATCAGTCGGCTGGAGTACGACACGATGATTCGCAATCCGCTCCGGGCGGCTTTCAAGGAACGGAAATGGTGGACGCTGCACGAGCCGCGCGAAGGCCAGCCCAGCGTCACGAACAATTCGATCCGGTTCGTGGCCCTGATCAAAGGCATCCCTCTGAAAATTCGCCCGGCGGCGAATTATCCCGGCGACAAATCGGGAGAAGCGCCGCTCGGGAATCGCAACGACGCCTCGGTAGACTCCGAGCTGGCTGCGCTCGGCCTGTTCACCGACCAGATTTCCGGCGCGCCGACCAATCCCTATTTCCAAAGTTATCGGCCGATAACCGAATTCGAAAACGCCGCACTCCTGCTGGTCTGCCGTCTCGATGCTCCGAAGGCCGCAACCGTGCGCCGCATGATTACGGATGCGATCGAAACCGAAAAGACGGGGCTATGGGGTCGCGCTTATGTCGATGGAGCGCACAACACCGCGCCGGGATTGGGCGTGGGGGACACCTGGCTCGCGGAAATTCCCCAGCAACTGCACAAGGCCGGCGTGCCGGTGATTTACGACGATTCGCCCGCGATTTTTCCGGAGAGCTACCCAATGAGCGATTGCGCGCTTTATTTCGGCTGGTACGCCGAGAATATTTCCGGGCCGTTCAATCAATTCGATTTCCAGTTTGCTCCCGGCGCCATCGCCGTCCACATCCATTCCTTTAGCGCGAGCACGCTCCACGACGAGCATGCGAATTGGGCCGGGCCTCTTGTGTCCAAGGGCGCGACGGCGACGCTCGGGAACGTTTACGAGCCGTATCTGCAGCTAACGTCGCACCTGAATGTATTCAGCGACCGGCTGCTCCACGGCTTCACCTTTGCGGAGAGCGCTTACATGTCGATGCAAACCGTTTCCTGGATGTCGGTCATGGTCGGCGATCCGCTTTACCGCCCGTATGCGGCCTGGCTGGAGATCGATGAAAAACGCGGGGACGAAAAGGGTTCGTCGGATTGGAAGGCGTATCACGAGTTCGCCGCGAAAAATAGTTCGCAACCGGCTCCGGAATATCGGGCCGCGGCCATGAAGTTTGCCTCCCGGACCCGCAACGCCCCGATGTTGGAGGACCTCGGACTGATGGAGGCGGCCGGAGAAAGGCTGACCGAAGCCACCGCCTGTTTCGATCAGGCGCGAACCCTTTACACAAAACGGGACGACATTCTCCGAACGGTCATGGAGGAAGCCGAAGTCCTGGGGAAGCAGAACAAAACGAAGCGCGCCGTCGACCTGCTCCGCGACACTTTGCGCATCATCTCCAATGCGCCGGCTTCTTCACTCCTCAAGAAACTGGAGGCGGAGCTTCGTTCCGCGAAGCCGCCAACCCCGCCCGCGAATCAGCGCCGGCCGTAG
- a CDS encoding MBL fold metallo-hydrolase, whose translation MNSQLSTLNSQLTLTFLGTGTSQGVPAIGCDCEVCQSSDPRDKRLRSSIYVQTPESAWVVDTGTDFRTQALRENIRHLDAVVFTHSHTDHIMGFDDLRRYSHDLGSIPVYASAATMRDLARVYEFAFNGLNRFPGYLVPEPHIVDGPFQLGKTTLTPLPVPHGKSMVNGYLFSRDGEKLVAYLSDCSGVPDDIVGEIAGTKVLVIDALRHRPHPTHLSVEQALEVAAKVQPAQTLFTHICHELPQSTEAELPPGVGIAYDGLKLHL comes from the coding sequence TTGAACTCTCAGCTCTCAACTCTCAACTCTCAACTTACCCTGACCTTCCTTGGCACGGGGACGTCGCAGGGCGTTCCGGCGATCGGGTGCGACTGCGAGGTCTGCCAGTCCTCCGATCCGCGCGATAAGCGGCTGCGTTCGTCCATCTATGTCCAGACACCCGAATCCGCCTGGGTAGTCGATACGGGAACGGATTTTCGGACCCAGGCGTTGCGGGAAAACATCCGGCATCTGGACGCGGTCGTCTTCACCCATTCCCACACGGACCACATCATGGGGTTCGACGATCTCCGGCGTTATTCGCATGATCTGGGTTCGATTCCGGTTTACGCCTCGGCCGCAACGATGCGGGACCTCGCCCGGGTTTATGAGTTTGCGTTCAATGGTCTGAATCGGTTTCCCGGCTACCTCGTGCCCGAGCCCCACATCGTGGACGGTCCGTTTCAGCTGGGGAAAACTACGCTGACGCCCCTGCCGGTGCCGCACGGAAAATCAATGGTCAATGGTTACCTGTTTTCGCGCGATGGCGAAAAGCTGGTGGCTTATCTGAGCGATTGCAGCGGGGTGCCGGACGACATCGTAGGCGAGATCGCGGGCACGAAAGTCCTGGTTATCGACGCGCTGCGGCATCGGCCGCACCCGACGCATTTGAGCGTCGAGCAGGCGTTGGAAGTGGCGGCGAAAGTGCAGCCGGCCCAGACCTTGTTCACGCATATCTGTCATGAACTGCCGCAGTCGACTGAAGCCGAACTGCCGCCGGGTGTGGGAATCGCTTACGACGGTTTGAAACTGCATCTCTAG
- the recN gene encoding DNA repair protein RecN yields the protein MPATLTLLRIKNLALVEDLEWKLSPGFTVITGETGAGKSIIIGALQLLLGERTDKSLLRTGAEICTVEAVFEGSELKKLDALLSDSGVEAGDGELILKRSFSTTGANKQFINGSPTTLNVLKNLGDDLVDLHGPHDHQSLLSPERQLALLDSYAHAGEALAKFEERFHTLQSLRSEHAALSTAESAREQEIDLLRHQVNEITNANLSASEEEEIATHYKLAANRKRLLELAGSITTKLSEADDAILAQLAETQRLLRELEKIDPSKAPLADAHSASVIELTEISRSLGQYVDQLDLDPAQLAALEERVSLFETLKRKYGGSIPEVISFGERAAERMRKIEGRDAELERLNKEIESVRGEVERIGHALHKLRSKAAPKLSESIRANLRDLGFRQSEFEAKLAALDEARSTGFDTVELLFSPNPGEPLKPLRQIASSGEISRLMLAIKSSLAAQDAIPLLVFDEIDANVGGEIANAVGAKMKALAADHQVLCITHLPQVAATATTHFVVTKEVTGGRTHSRLSEVAGKARQEEIARMLGGKTDSALKHAATLLKQS from the coding sequence ATGCCCGCCACGCTCACGTTGCTCCGGATTAAGAACCTGGCGCTGGTCGAGGACCTGGAGTGGAAGTTGTCGCCCGGGTTCACGGTCATCACCGGCGAAACCGGGGCCGGCAAATCGATCATCATCGGCGCACTGCAACTGTTGCTGGGAGAACGAACGGACAAATCGTTGCTTCGGACGGGCGCGGAGATTTGCACCGTCGAAGCGGTTTTCGAAGGCAGCGAATTGAAGAAGCTCGATGCGCTCCTGAGCGACTCCGGAGTCGAAGCAGGCGATGGCGAACTGATTCTCAAACGCAGTTTCTCGACGACGGGCGCCAACAAGCAGTTCATCAATGGCTCGCCGACCACGCTCAACGTCTTAAAAAATCTCGGCGACGATCTGGTCGATCTGCACGGTCCGCACGATCACCAATCACTCCTTTCTCCAGAGCGTCAGCTGGCATTGCTGGACAGTTACGCGCACGCCGGGGAGGCCCTGGCGAAGTTCGAGGAGCGCTTTCACACTCTCCAATCTCTTCGGTCCGAACACGCCGCGCTCAGCACTGCTGAATCGGCCCGCGAACAGGAAATCGATTTGCTCCGCCATCAGGTGAACGAAATCACGAACGCCAATTTGTCAGCTTCGGAAGAGGAAGAAATCGCCACCCATTACAAGCTGGCGGCCAACCGCAAGCGCCTCCTCGAGCTCGCGGGATCGATCACCACAAAACTTTCGGAAGCGGACGACGCCATCCTCGCCCAGCTCGCCGAGACGCAACGGCTTCTCCGAGAACTGGAGAAGATCGACCCGTCAAAGGCACCCCTGGCCGACGCCCACTCCGCCAGTGTGATCGAGCTGACGGAAATTTCGCGTTCGCTCGGGCAATACGTTGACCAACTGGATCTCGATCCGGCGCAGCTCGCCGCCCTGGAAGAACGGGTGTCGCTCTTCGAAACTTTGAAACGCAAATACGGCGGCTCGATCCCGGAAGTGATTTCATTCGGGGAACGTGCCGCCGAACGGATGCGAAAAATCGAGGGGCGGGATGCCGAATTGGAGCGTTTGAACAAGGAGATCGAAAGCGTGCGCGGCGAAGTTGAAAGAATTGGTCACGCCTTGCACAAATTGCGGAGCAAAGCGGCGCCGAAACTCTCCGAAAGTATTCGTGCCAACCTGCGCGACCTCGGGTTCCGGCAATCGGAGTTCGAAGCAAAGCTGGCGGCGCTCGACGAAGCGCGCTCCACCGGGTTCGACACCGTGGAGTTGCTCTTCTCTCCGAATCCGGGCGAGCCGCTCAAGCCGTTGCGCCAGATCGCTTCGAGTGGGGAAATTTCGCGTTTGATGCTGGCGATCAAATCGTCGCTGGCCGCGCAGGACGCGATTCCGCTTCTGGTGTTCGACGAGATCGACGCGAACGTCGGCGGCGAAATCGCCAATGCCGTCGGCGCGAAAATGAAAGCGCTCGCGGCCGATCACCAGGTGCTCTGCATCACCCACTTGCCCCAGGTGGCCGCGACTGCCACCACGCATTTTGTGGTGACGAAGGAAGTGACTGGCGGACGGACTCATTCGCGCCTGAGCGAAGTGGCCGGTAAAGCGCGGCAGGAAGAGATCGCGCGCATGCTTGGTGGGAAGACGGACTCCGCACTCAAGCACGCGGCGACGTTATTGAAACAAAGCTAG
- a CDS encoding nucleoside recognition domain-containing protein — MLNYIWLALVVLAVAIGGWNNRLGEVTAGAFDGAKTAVTIALGLIGIMALWLGVMRLAERAGLIQKIARGLRPVMRRLFPDVPPEHPAMGSMLMNMAANMLGLGNAATPLGLRAMRDLERLNPRPGVASNAMCTFLAINTASVQLIPATAIALLASAGSARPTAIVGTALLATLCAATVAITSAKILEKLPFFRLPPVGAGVDDPGPEAAATEPAGIADPDYSDNVIAVEPRGWKRILPFLLTLFFLGLFVRLVFPNWFGFPADSNAAIQNAFVRSVNTLSILAIPFLLSFFPVYAATRGIKVYEEFVEGAKEGFGVILKIIPFLVTMLVAISMFKGAGGIDLLTRLLTPVLTPLQFLPDLLPLALMRPLSGSATLAILTDIIHRLGPDNIVSLMAATIYGSTETTFYVAAVYFGSVAVKQTRHAIPAGLLGDLAGVIASVIICRAVF; from the coding sequence GTGTTGAACTACATCTGGCTGGCGCTGGTTGTTCTGGCGGTCGCGATTGGCGGCTGGAACAATCGGCTGGGCGAGGTAACCGCAGGCGCTTTCGACGGCGCGAAAACGGCGGTGACGATTGCGCTGGGGTTGATCGGCATCATGGCGCTATGGCTCGGCGTTATGCGCCTGGCGGAACGGGCCGGTCTCATCCAAAAGATCGCGCGCGGTTTGCGCCCGGTTATGCGGCGGCTTTTTCCGGATGTGCCGCCGGAGCATCCAGCAATGGGTTCGATGCTCATGAACATGGCCGCCAACATGCTCGGGCTCGGAAACGCGGCCACGCCCCTGGGATTGCGCGCCATGCGCGATCTCGAACGGCTCAACCCACGGCCCGGCGTCGCCTCCAACGCGATGTGCACCTTTCTCGCCATCAATACCGCTTCGGTGCAATTGATCCCCGCGACCGCGATCGCGCTTCTGGCCTCCGCGGGATCGGCGCGGCCGACGGCCATCGTCGGCACTGCGCTTCTGGCCACGCTCTGCGCGGCTACGGTGGCGATCACTTCAGCGAAAATCCTGGAGAAGCTGCCGTTCTTTCGGTTGCCGCCCGTTGGAGCCGGAGTCGATGATCCCGGCCCCGAGGCAGCTGCGACGGAACCAGCCGGGATTGCCGATCCCGACTACAGCGACAACGTCATCGCGGTCGAGCCGCGCGGCTGGAAGCGAATCCTTCCGTTCCTCCTGACGCTTTTCTTTCTTGGCCTGTTTGTTCGCCTCGTCTTTCCAAATTGGTTTGGATTCCCGGCCGATTCGAACGCCGCAATCCAAAACGCGTTTGTCCGCAGCGTGAACACGCTTTCGATTCTCGCGATCCCTTTCCTTCTCAGCTTTTTCCCGGTCTATGCGGCGACGCGGGGGATCAAGGTTTACGAAGAATTCGTCGAGGGCGCGAAAGAAGGGTTCGGCGTGATTTTGAAAATCATTCCGTTTCTGGTCACCATGCTGGTGGCGATCAGCATGTTCAAAGGCGCCGGCGGAATCGATTTACTTACCCGGCTCCTCACGCCGGTCCTGACGCCGCTCCAATTTCTGCCCGATCTCCTTCCCCTCGCCCTGATGCGGCCGCTCAGTGGCAGCGCCACGCTCGCCATTCTCACCGACATCATTCATCGGCTGGGGCCGGACAATATCGTGAGCCTGATGGCGGCGACGATTTACGGAAGCACCGAAACGACCTTCTACGTCGCGGCGGTTTACTTCGGTTCGGTGGCGGTGAAGCAGACCCGGCACGCGATTCCGGCCGGCTTGCTGGGTGACCTGGCCGGCGTTATCGCCTCGGTCATTATTTGCCGCGCGGTCTTCTAG
- a CDS encoding FAD-dependent oxidoreductase, whose product MIQRDYLIVGSGIGGGSACESIRKYDKRGSVTLVGAETFPPYKRWMLSKSFLRDKVPPLKKLPHLEAHWYESHKIETRLAAIVTQINIDRRLAVLGNGETIEFNKACLAMGSRPVRPPVAGVGLGNVIYLRTIRDALALREMASLEKMIVVVGGGLLACEAAASLRQLKFKVSMMHRNAYLLNRYLDPETGAWVTQYFEKHGVSVLLGESLNGFEGKTVLRNIQTKSGNRIAAGVAVVACGAEPNLELVRNTPLSGPHGSPVSEYLETEEKGIYAIGDLAFYPDRIMGGVRRQTHWENAREQGLVAGANMTGKKRIRYEQVPYFWTEMFDLKMDFVGDFSLQPTRVNLKGAYAKKKFVAKYYQGDKLRALLLCGATPKDVDAAKTELRTALGK is encoded by the coding sequence ATGATACAGCGCGATTATCTCATCGTTGGCAGCGGGATCGGGGGCGGGAGTGCCTGCGAAAGCATCCGCAAATACGACAAGCGTGGCTCAGTCACCCTAGTCGGCGCTGAAACCTTTCCTCCTTACAAACGCTGGATGCTCTCCAAGAGTTTTCTTCGGGATAAGGTGCCGCCGTTGAAGAAGTTACCGCACCTGGAAGCCCACTGGTACGAGTCCCACAAAATCGAGACCCGCCTCGCGGCGATCGTCACCCAAATCAATATCGATCGCCGCCTGGCCGTGCTGGGCAACGGCGAAACCATCGAGTTCAACAAGGCCTGCCTGGCCATGGGCAGCCGGCCCGTCCGCCCCCCGGTCGCCGGCGTGGGCCTCGGAAACGTGATTTATCTGCGAACCATTCGCGACGCGCTCGCCCTCCGGGAAATGGCGTCCCTGGAAAAGATGATCGTCGTCGTGGGGGGCGGATTGCTCGCCTGCGAGGCCGCGGCCAGCCTTCGCCAGTTGAAATTCAAGGTGAGCATGATGCATCGCAACGCCTACCTCCTGAACCGCTACCTCGACCCCGAAACAGGTGCCTGGGTCACGCAATATTTCGAAAAGCATGGAGTGAGCGTGCTGCTTGGGGAAAGCCTGAACGGGTTCGAAGGAAAAACCGTCTTGCGCAACATCCAAACCAAGAGCGGGAACCGGATCGCGGCCGGCGTGGCAGTCGTCGCCTGCGGCGCCGAGCCGAACCTGGAGCTGGTCCGCAACACCCCACTCTCCGGACCGCATGGATCGCCCGTCAGCGAATACCTCGAGACAGAGGAGAAGGGCATTTACGCCATCGGCGACCTGGCTTTTTACCCGGACCGGATCATGGGAGGAGTGCGCCGCCAGACGCATTGGGAGAACGCGCGGGAACAGGGACTCGTGGCCGGCGCCAACATGACCGGCAAAAAGCGAATTCGCTACGAGCAGGTCCCTTATTTCTGGACGGAGATGTTCGATCTCAAGATGGACTTCGTGGGCGATTTCAGTTTGCAGCCGACCCGGGTGAACCTGAAGGGCGCTTACGCAAAAAAGAAGTTCGTGGCCAAATATTATCAGGGCGACAAGCTGCGCGCGTTGCTGCTCTGCGGAGCTACGCCAAAAGACGTGGATGCGGCCAAGACCGAACTGCGGACGGCGCTGGGGAAATAA
- a CDS encoding RNA pyrophosphohydrolase, translating into MKYRPAVAAIVQDRAGRILICERADRPGAWQFPQGGIEAGEAPADALAREVLEEISLPRTAYGIAAVRGPYRYRFPAGTTKKGYRGQAHYYFLLRLRGSKTLVNTGPATAEFRGARWIRPDEFDLGWLPPMKRRAYRRVLRDFFEVARFAGTNSG; encoded by the coding sequence ATGAAATATCGCCCTGCCGTGGCCGCTATTGTCCAGGATCGCGCTGGCCGCATTCTGATCTGCGAACGCGCTGACCGGCCCGGCGCGTGGCAGTTTCCCCAGGGCGGAATTGAGGCCGGCGAGGCGCCTGCCGACGCCCTGGCGCGCGAGGTCCTCGAAGAGATTTCGCTGCCTCGAACGGCCTATGGGATTGCCGCGGTTCGCGGGCCGTACCGCTATCGCTTTCCCGCCGGGACCACAAAGAAAGGATATCGCGGCCAGGCGCATTACTATTTTCTTCTGCGTTTGCGCGGATCGAAAACACTGGTCAACACGGGTCCAGCGACCGCGGAGTTTCGCGGCGCACGCTGGATTCGGCCGGACGAATTCGATCTGGGCTGGCTGCCGCCGATGAAGCGCCGGGCCTACCGCCGCGTCCTTCGCGATTTCTTCGAAGTGGCTCGATTTGCCGGCACGAATTCCGGTTGA
- a CDS encoding response regulator has translation MLDHEDLKWIATTSTELNSMLQQISRYADLARQHKGEYNYIEMLGERVELASKTAQSLFDRITSRILEGTATKSKKTPDPGRPPEFTVVRPPTEEEIASAKTKTAAEKSSGRSKTAPPESKKSSTKSGEIPEEINVLNRKGNRELILLVEDELEIAELAAEMLTDEGYKVILAKDGFEALKIYQLIGKQIGLVILDFFLPVMDGDAVFDELRALNPEVAVVLSSGFAEQSKLGNMLAQGLKGFIPKPYTREKLLEQVRSTLESAAEPSSLG, from the coding sequence ATGCTCGATCATGAGGATTTGAAGTGGATCGCCACCACTTCCACGGAACTGAATTCAATGTTGCAGCAAATCTCGCGGTACGCGGATTTGGCGCGACAGCACAAGGGTGAATACAACTACATCGAAATGCTCGGGGAACGCGTCGAGCTCGCCTCCAAAACCGCCCAATCTCTCTTTGACCGGATAACGTCGCGGATCCTGGAAGGGACCGCTACCAAATCAAAGAAGACGCCCGATCCGGGCCGTCCCCCGGAATTCACGGTGGTTCGGCCTCCCACGGAAGAGGAAATCGCCAGCGCAAAAACCAAAACCGCGGCGGAGAAATCGTCCGGCCGAAGCAAGACCGCTCCCCCCGAAAGCAAGAAGAGTTCGACCAAGTCTGGAGAGATTCCCGAGGAGATCAACGTCCTGAACCGAAAAGGAAATCGCGAGCTTATTCTGCTGGTTGAAGACGAACTGGAGATCGCCGAGCTGGCGGCCGAGATGCTGACCGACGAAGGCTACAAGGTGATCCTGGCCAAGGATGGATTCGAAGCGCTCAAGATCTACCAGCTGATTGGAAAACAAATCGGCCTGGTCATTCTTGATTTTTTCCTTCCGGTGATGGACGGCGACGCCGTCTTCGACGAACTGCGCGCGCTGAACCCAGAGGTGGCAGTGGTTTTGAGCAGCGGTTTTGCGGAGCAGAGCAAGCTTGGCAATATGCTGGCGCAGGGTCTGAAAGGATTCATTCCGAAGCCCTACACGCGCGAGAAATTGCTCGAGCAAGTTCGCTCCACGCTGGAATCGGCGGCGGAACCCAGTTCCCTCGGGTAA
- a CDS encoding type IV pilus twitching motility protein PilT, producing the protein MARIDSFFKLMGEQKASDLHLSTGNPPMLRINGELVRVDYPALQNDELKAMVYEIAPEGKIKIFEETSDIDFGYEVPGMARYRANFFQQKYGISAVFRLIPSNVLTVDELGLPPVLRKFPMLKKGLVLVTGPTGSGKSTTLAAMMDYANLQRHDHIITVEDPIEFVHRSQNCLVQHREVGVHTRSFASALRGALREDPDILLVGEMRDLETIELALTAAATGHLVFGTLHTSSAAKAVDRIIDVFPTDQQNQIRATLAESLKGVIAQNLFKRIDKPGRVAALEILVVDMAIANLVREGKTHQIPGMIQVGKKKGNQPLDDAIMEHLRHARISPEEAYDKAIDKKKFRPFLKEPPADGSEE; encoded by the coding sequence ATGGCCCGTATTGACTCATTCTTCAAGCTAATGGGAGAGCAGAAGGCATCCGACCTTCATCTCTCTACCGGCAACCCGCCGATGCTCCGCATCAATGGCGAACTCGTCCGCGTCGATTATCCAGCGCTGCAAAACGACGAGTTAAAAGCGATGGTTTATGAAATCGCTCCCGAAGGAAAAATCAAGATCTTCGAGGAAACCTCCGACATCGACTTCGGCTACGAGGTTCCTGGCATGGCGCGTTATCGCGCGAACTTCTTTCAGCAAAAGTACGGTATCTCGGCGGTTTTCCGTTTGATTCCTTCCAACGTGTTGACCGTGGACGAGCTGGGGCTGCCGCCCGTCCTGAGAAAATTTCCGATGCTGAAGAAGGGCCTCGTCCTGGTCACCGGCCCGACCGGCTCCGGTAAATCCACCACCCTGGCGGCAATGATGGATTACGCGAACCTGCAACGGCATGACCACATCATCACGGTCGAGGACCCAATCGAATTTGTGCATCGCAGCCAGAACTGCCTGGTCCAGCACCGCGAAGTCGGAGTCCATACCCGCTCTTTTGCCTCCGCCCTGCGCGGCGCGCTCCGCGAAGATCCCGATATTCTGCTCGTCGGTGAAATGCGCGACCTCGAGACGATCGAGCTGGCCTTGACCGCGGCCGCCACCGGCCACTTGGTTTTTGGAACCCTCCATACTTCCAGTGCCGCCAAAGCCGTCGACCGTATCATTGACGTTTTCCCAACCGACCAACAAAACCAGATTCGAGCGACCCTGGCCGAATCGCTCAAAGGCGTCATCGCGCAAAATCTTTTCAAGCGCATCGACAAGCCGGGACGGGTAGCTGCCCTCGAGATTCTGGTCGTGGACATGGCGATCGCGAACCTCGTTCGCGAAGGAAAGACACACCAGATCCCCGGCATGATTCAGGTCGGCAAGAAGAAGGGCAACCAGCCCCTGGACGACGCCATCATGGAGCATTTGCGCCATGCCCGAATTTCGCCGGAAGAAGCCTACGACAAAGCGATCGACAAAAAGAAATTCCGCCCGTTCCTGAAAGAACCGCCGGCCGACGGCAGCGAAGAATAG
- a CDS encoding PilT/PilU family type 4a pilus ATPase: MRIPDLDKILFAMLQTYDGISDLNFSVGHPMQVEDFGELKPVYVDPPIEALTPYQTEQIALTLMQGNRRLIYDYLTGGSCDCSYSLGTDARFRVNIFRQQGHFSIVLRKLEGHIPTITSLGLPGIFSEIAKEKTGLVLVTGATGSGKTTTLAALLNEINEQQPVHIVTLEDPIEFVHPTKKATFNQRELGHDFNNYPNGLRAALRQAPKVILVGEMRDRATVEVALMAAETGHLVLSTLHTVDAGQAINRILGLFSLGEEQQLRIRLADTLRYIVSQRLAPKVGGGRQLLTEIVGNNLRTRETIAIGEGEHRSFYEIIEASSPFGWMTFDQSILNAYESDNITEETARLFASRKGRVGRGIDLIQKSRGVDNDLDSGLRMDVPINAFR, from the coding sequence ATGAGAATTCCCGATCTCGACAAAATTCTATTCGCGATGCTGCAAACCTATGACGGCATCTCTGACCTCAACTTTTCCGTCGGTCACCCAATGCAGGTGGAAGATTTCGGCGAACTGAAGCCTGTCTATGTGGATCCGCCCATCGAGGCCCTCACCCCGTACCAGACGGAACAAATTGCCCTGACCTTAATGCAGGGAAATCGCCGGCTGATTTACGATTATCTCACCGGCGGATCGTGCGATTGCAGCTATTCGCTCGGAACCGATGCGCGTTTCCGCGTCAATATATTCCGCCAACAGGGACACTTCTCGATCGTGCTACGCAAACTGGAAGGGCATATCCCAACGATCACGAGTCTGGGATTGCCCGGAATTTTTTCAGAAATCGCCAAGGAAAAAACGGGATTGGTCCTTGTGACTGGCGCGACGGGAAGCGGCAAGACCACCACGCTGGCGGCATTGCTCAACGAGATCAACGAGCAGCAGCCGGTGCACATTGTTACCCTGGAGGATCCGATCGAGTTCGTGCACCCGACCAAGAAGGCCACCTTCAATCAACGCGAGCTGGGTCACGACTTTAACAACTATCCCAACGGGTTGCGCGCGGCTCTCCGCCAGGCGCCCAAAGTCATTCTGGTGGGTGAAATGCGCGATCGGGCCACGGTCGAAGTCGCCCTCATGGCGGCGGAAACCGGGCACCTGGTCTTGAGCACGCTTCACACGGTGGATGCCGGCCAGGCCATCAACCGTATTCTTGGCCTGTTTTCCCTCGGGGAAGAGCAACAGCTTCGCATCCGGCTGGCCGACACCTTGCGCTACATCGTGAGCCAGCGCCTCGCCCCAAAAGTCGGCGGAGGGCGGCAGTTGCTTACCGAAATTGTCGGGAACAACCTGCGGACCCGGGAAACGATCGCGATTGGCGAAGGCGAGCATCGCAGTTTCTACGAAATCATCGAGGCCAGCTCGCCCTTCGGCTGGATGACCTTCGATCAATCGATCCTGAACGCCTACGAGAGCGACAACATCACGGAAGAGACGGCCCGACTTTTCGCCTCTCGAAAGGGACGGGTCGGGCGCGGAATCGATCTGATCCAGAAGAGCCGCGGGGTCGACAACGACCTGGATTCCGGGCTGCGGATGGACGTCCCGATCAACGCATTTCGCTAA
- a CDS encoding GNAT family N-acetyltransferase, with protein MSNWIRFRWDLTQLPSFPNELPEHYEIGPATAEDEKELRKIISSSFVLDPAWSPAMQEVMERLEHWLERAFSSSTTCRCLALRHGLRIIGAAVICPEADADFHLVPGPCISTEYRNRGFGTRLLEQSLTRLREAGLQEASGVAKENAPVSKFLYPKFNSTASPHDFTPLLAV; from the coding sequence TTGAGCAACTGGATTCGTTTTCGCTGGGACCTGACTCAGCTCCCCTCTTTCCCGAACGAGTTGCCCGAGCATTACGAGATCGGACCGGCCACCGCGGAGGACGAAAAAGAACTGCGGAAAATTATCTCGAGCTCCTTTGTTCTCGACCCGGCCTGGAGCCCGGCCATGCAGGAAGTCATGGAAAGGCTTGAGCATTGGCTCGAACGGGCCTTCAGCTCGTCAACCACCTGTCGCTGCCTGGCGTTGCGGCATGGGCTGCGCATTATTGGCGCCGCCGTGATTTGCCCGGAAGCGGACGCCGACTTTCATCTCGTCCCCGGCCCCTGTATCTCGACGGAATATCGGAATCGCGGCTTCGGCACACGTTTGCTCGAGCAATCCCTCACTCGGCTGCGGGAGGCGGGACTTCAGGAAGCCAGCGGCGTGGCCAAAGAAAACGCGCCCGTCTCCAAATTCCTTTATCCGAAATTCAACAGCACCGCTTCGCCGCACGATTTCACGCCCCTTCTGGCGGTCTGA